The Vespa velutina chromosome 19, iVesVel2.1, whole genome shotgun sequence region TTTATCTGAATATCCAGTACACTTcatgaacaataaaaaagcATGGGCACATCAGCTGTAATTGCAACATGGTTCAACGATTCTTTTTTACCAGAAGTTGAAAAATACATGGGAGAGATGGGTTTTCCGTTTACAGTGTTGCTAATTGTAGGTAATGCACCCGGTCATCCCTGTATAGTACATCCTAATGTACAAATAAAGTTTTTACTGCCAAATACGACTAGTTTTATACAACCACTGCATCAGGGCATAATCGCAAATTTTAAGAaacattatatcaaattatttttcagcTACATTTTGAAAAAGCTAGAGAACGATAAATTAAGCCTGACTGAAGTTTGGAAAAAATTCTCAATCTTAGACTGTATAAACCATATTATTGCAGCAATTGGACAAATCAAGCAACACACATTAAATTCGTGCTGGAAAGCAATCTGGCCTGAATGTGTAAATAATCGAAACGTTACCGAAAAAacatcaacgttattatctgaAATAAGTGCGCTCGCACATAACATCGGCGGAGAAGGCTTTGATACATTCGCCGAAAATGACCTGGACGAGATGATTGAGGACGAAACTGTCAATGATAGTAACATTATCAATAGTTTGATAGATTATGAAAATAGATAAGAAGAACCGGAATCTATTACACcagataaaatatatgcagGAATCCAGATCTCTAATAAATTGGAAACgcattttcttaaaatagatAGCAATGCGGAAAGATCTTTAAAATTCCAAAAAGAGCTGAGCTCATGCATGTCTTGCTATCGTGACGTTTACATGCAATTGACTAGTCGACCGACGTCACAAAAACTGATCACTGACCTTATGGTACCAAATCAATTGAAATCCTATTTTCAAGCGACGAAAGCAATTTTGAATCAATTCATCACAAGAAGATGCGCGTTTTGTATTACGACGAGTAGCACCAAActatttaatgtataatttgaaaacttctccatgtatatatacaatgaagaattaaatatttttacaatttcttcaggtctaatttaattattttatttaattgaaagtaTTCTCTCATCTATTTCATAAATCATTGATGTATTTTCTAAGTCCGACTTTTTTTATGCGGTCCCTGTCCACCGCACAAAAACTATGTAGTAGTT contains the following coding sequences:
- the LOC124955849 gene encoding tigger transposable element-derived protein 1-like, which produces MSASYIIRERDKIVHDDPTTSRTFLEKSNIARFRRMAASVDDTAAMNYRKVLAKIINDGGYCPDQVFNADETGLFWKKMPNRTFIAKSEKTASGFKAAKDRITLLLCSNASGAKIMGTSAVIATWFNDSFLPEVEKYMGEMGFPFTVLLIVGNAPGHPCIVHPNVQIKFLLPNTTSFIQPLHQGIIANFKKHYIKLFFSYILKKLENDKLSLTEVWKKFSILDCINHIIAAIGQIKQHTLNSCWKAIWPECVNNRNVTEKTSTLLSEISALAHNIGGEGFDTFAENDLDEMIEDETVNDSNIINNSNAERSLKFQKELSSCMSCYRDVYMQLTSRPTSQKLITDLMVPNQLKSYFQATKAILNQFITRRCAFCITTSSTKLFNV